The sequence ATGTAATTGTCAAGGGCGAAAGCTATATGCACTATTTACTTAAACGCACAGAGTTTTTAGCCCTTATCTGTGGAAAGCAAGAGTTTTATGCATCGACAAAGGATGAACCCAACAAGCTGTGGAAAGTAACGGCTCCTAACGCCATTCAACTACCACACATAGTCAGCTATGCAGGAGAAGCGCAGATTCAATTGGAATCGTCTTCTCCTTTTGCGTATTCGCGGGGAACCCTAGATGATCGATTTGACTTTAGCGGAATTTGGCAATTTGGAATGAACATTCCCGCTATACCTGATCAAATTAAGTACCGTCATAGTATAAGGCGTTTCACCATATGGAATTTAGGTCATTCCGAGATAAATCCCAAGCGTATCAATGAAAATTTGAAAATCATCTACGAAGGCTCGTCCAATAATTTAATGATAAGGAATGCCACCACGAATACTGCATGGCAATATTACGGCAGCACATCCGCTAAAGACATCATCATCTTAGAGGATGTGTTTTCTTTTAAAAACAGTCAGCCGATTTTTCCGGAAACGAATATGGAAGTGATTACCCTAGCTCCTGGGCCGAACGAAATAATTTTGTCAGGAACAAGCGGTGCATTTGAGATCGGTTTCGACTTTCAATTTTTATTTATCTAGTGAACTAGCAAGGAGGGAAGCAAGTGAATGATTATAATGCGCAGATTAATAGTGAAATTTACAAGCGGTTAATTGAAATTAGTGACTTAAAAAACTTAGCAGCAACAGCGAAATACCGCTCATTACGTGCTGAAGAATTGGCTCGCATCTCGGAAATGGAGTCTAAAATAACAAGGAAGCAAGTTAAGGCAGCACTCGAAGCAGGCGACCAACTAGAAGAAGTGAAAATGCTTCGCGTCGATCCTGAAACGGGAGAAAAATTTGATACGGCTGCCGATATGGTTGCCGCATACCAGCGACGAACGAAAGAGAAAATTGACAAGATGCAGGCACAAATATTGCGAGAAGTGCATGTCGATGATTACGGTGCTGTACCGGATGGCGTCACGGACTCCACCGAAGCGTTTAAAAAGGCGCTCGGTGACGGAAACGTCAAGGTGCATATGTCGGCTGGTGTGTATCGGGCAAGAATTAAAGCGCCTAGCGACTCAATTTTGGTTGGGCAGGGAATTGACGTCACATATGTTAAATTGCCGGATGATGCCCCTGTTGATTCTTATGTTGTTACCAATGCCGACCATGTAAGCGGTGAGTCTCAAAACATACACTTGTACGACTTTACCGCCGATTGGAATGCGTCGCGCTATCCAGAAGAAGGGCGCCCGTCAGCGGCTGGGGGATACAAGTCGTCTGGAGTCGTGTTTGCCGGAGCAAAATTTTCATCGGCCACACGAGTAAAAGCTAAAGACTGCCTATTGCATTGTTTTGACATAACGGCGGGAAATGCCGAACAAGTGTATTTTTATGACGGCGATAAGGTGATGGATGTTAACCCGCTGTCCAAAAACCCGTCCGAATACATCATGCTTACGGACTGTATTGCAGATGGTCACGGGGATGACGGCTTTACGACGCACCATAGTAATTACCTTTTTATTGAGGGCTGCTTTTCAACTGGCGCGACCAACTATTTGGACATCGGCCACAAAAACAGCAACGGTTTCGAAATGGATGACGGCTCGCGCTTTGTCTTTGTTAGTCGGTGCGTGTCTAAGGAAAATACGCGCGGCTATGAGGTAAAAGGACATGATTATTCTCTAGCAGGTGCAAACATCCATTTTACCGACTGTATCGACATCGGCTCAGTCATTGGCTTTAACTTCCGTCACATGGGGCATTACGGCAGTGAGGGGCAAGAGCCATCCTTATCCGCAAAGGATATTAGTGTCTCAAATTGCGTATCCCTATTCCCGCAAAAAAGATCGTGGGGCGGAGATACAGACCCGCGCGCGCTGTTTGTGTCATCGTATATGGGTGTCAATATCCAGGGGTTTGAAGCAATCGGCGACGAGAATTTTGACGGTGAATTTGTCATCGAGTTCGCACGCGAAAGCGGTCAATACAACCTAAGTAACGTCATTATTCGTGGGTTTACTAAAGCTACCTACGATCTAATGGTGCGTGGCGGCGGTCGTCGAGTGGATAGCGTCAACGTGTCAAACTTTATTGCGCGAGACAGCGCGAAAAATGGTATCTATGTGGGTGGCTCTGGTTTAGAAAACGCCCATCTTGTTAATATCCAGCTACACGGCCGTGATGTAGCAGGCTCTGTTGGCATTACACTAGCAAACAACCAAACGTCTGTGTTGCTTGCATACGCTGATCGTTACGAGAAAGCGGGTAGTATTGCGGGCGAATTAATCGATAATTTCCCAAACCTAATGAGGCAGAATACCAAGATTTCTTCGGGCGCTGGTATTCCGCGCGGCTCCAATACATCGTTGATCTCGACTTCCGGTGGCGCAACCACAACAGAGGACGGCTTCAATAATGTCGGTATAGGCTCAAGCGGCGGTCCGCACATATCTGGTAGCAACTCGTTTGTGCTGGGTACTTCGCAAGGCTCGCGAGCCGAAGGTGACCGTACAGGGGTAATCGGCTCACAAAACTCGCGTGCTCAAGGTACAGCTTCGTTAGTGTTTGCATCCGGTTCAGTCCTAAATAACGAAAACTATTGTATTTCTATGGGAGCCGGAAACGGCGACCCGTCCACACGTAACGCAAAAATTAAAATGTACACGGCTCAAGGTAACTTGAGGTATACGGGTACAAGTGAGGGCGGCAGCACGTTTAGTGACTATGCGGAGTATTTCGAGAGCCATGACGGGAAGAAGATTGAGACAGGTTACTTAGTGTCATTAGTCGGCAACAAGATAAAAAAGGCTGACAAGGGCGAGGAAATTATAGGGGCTATATCTGAGACAGCCGGGACTGTGCTAGGTTCGGCTGCTTTTGCGTGGCAAGACCGTTACTTGAAAAATGAGTTCGGGGGCTATATCTACGAAAAGAAAGTCCTAAAAGAATATGACTTAGATGAGGAAGGAAACCAACTCGATACGTACAAAGAAGTTTTAGTTGACATGCCGAAAGAAAATCCAGAATATGACGCGAGTCGGGACTACAAGCCGCGTGCCGAACGTGATGAATGGCACGTTGTCGGTATCACAGGGCAAGTCCATGTCCGCATAGATGAAACGGTCGAAGAAGGCGATAAAATCAGCGCAATTGGCGGCATTGCGACTAAAGACGAAAACGGCCAATTTATTGTGATGAACATTACGACACCTTACGATTCTGACAAGGGTTACGGTGTTGCGGTTGTTTTCATCCGTTAAAGGGGGGATTAATTGACATGCAGATGAAACAGTTTGACAGCCGCCATGATGTACGATTAGTCATTCCAAACGAATATCGGCTGTGGGAAGAGGCAGAAGTCCATTTTTTGATGGAGGATGCCTCTAAAAATTTGCTAGTGAATGACAAAGCCGATTATGTGAATAAAGAAACGGGCGAAGTGGTCTATCGTTTGAGGGAAGTAGACACGATGAAGCCCGGCTGCCACAAAGCCGTTTTCCGCATTGATTACGGCGATGGCACAACGATGAGCTTCCCACAGCGGGGCTACATCGCGGTAAAGGTAGAGCGCACCATCCATAACGGACGCGACACACAGATTGTCGAAGAAATCGCGCTTAAAGTTTCGCTGATTGACCAGAAATTTGCTGATCTTGCAGAAGAAGTAGACGAATGGAGAGAAAACGTCGCGGATGATGTAAAAGAAAAGGTCTATGACAATTTAGATATAGACCGTCTCAGTAATAAAGAAGTCATCGATGCACGCGGCGGTAAAAAAGATTTAAACGAGCGCATAACGGATATTGACGAAGAAATCATTTCCCATATCGCGGACAAAAAGAATCCTCACGGGGTTAAAAGCGAGGATGTCAACGTTATTGGACGTTTGTCAGTTGATGCCCCCTCTACAGCCTACCCAGTAGGCGTCTCGGTTTTTGACATCAGTGGGAGCGGATGGCCGTCTACACACGGCACTGTGATGACGGTCAAAATCAATGAAAACCGTATTTCTCAGTATTATTTTGATAGAGCGGATACAGTTGCAAACACGGGTATTTTGTTCCGGTCGTCTCATACAGCAAATGGCTGGGGCGAATTTTACCGAATTGAAACAACGGCCGGTGCACAAGCGAAAGTTGACGCTCATGCAAACAACAAAAATAATCCCCATGGGACAACGAAGGCTCACGTTGGTCTGAGTAACGTCCCAAACTGGAGTGGAGCAACTCAAGCCGAAGCGCGAGCAGGGACAAATGACTCTAAGATCATGACACCGCTACGGACAAAAGAATCAATCGATACTTTTGCCAGCCAAGCGACAATTATCCCTGCATTATCTGCCAATACAACAGGTATTGATTACCCCTTGGGGCTGACCACGTTCATGCATTCGAACCTTGGTTATCCTACAAATCACGGTACAATACTTAACATTAAAGTGTCTAACTTACGGTTTACCCAATGGTATTTCCCTCATTCTATAAGACATGAGGAAATCGGAGCTTACTTCCGGCATTTTTACGACGGGGATGGCTGGACTGACTGGCAGAAAGTAGCAACATACGCAGAGGTAATCGATCTAATTGATGAGCACGCCGCGAGAACGGACAACCCGCACAAGGTGACATCACAGCAAGTAAATATCATATCTCCTCGAAGAGCAGATATACCTGGTTCAGATTATCCAACAGGAGTTACTCTATTTTCCCAAACTAACGGACTTAGTAATGGGTATCCTGAAAATCTTGCTGTTATAGTGACTGACAAGGTAGAAAACTATAGGATGGTCCAGACATGCTATAGAGCTAATGGTGATTCTATAAATGCAATGTGGTTACGCAAGTGGAGACCCGATCTACCCGATACGGGTTGGAGCGATTGGGAGCAAATAGAAACCGCTTCTGGTGCTCAGGCAAAGGTAGACGCGCACGCCAGCGACAAAAGCAATCCCCACGGCGTCACCAAAGCACAAGTAGGACTATCTAATGTAGATAACGCCAAACAAGCTACAAAAGCTGAGTTTGATGCTTTTGTCGCGCTAAGGAACAATCCGCATAACGTCACTAAAAGCCAGGTCGGTTTGGGTAACGTGCAAAATTATCCTGTTGCAAGTCAGGCTCAAGCCGAAGCTGGCACACATACGGGTAGCTTTATGACGCCACAAAGGACGAAGCAGGCTTTTAGTGCGTTTGCAAATGAGCCGCTTAACTGGATTCGCGCTAGTTTGCAATCGACCTGGAGCCATTCGGGGAGTTGGCCCGTTCGGTATGCCAAGGATTCGACGGGGACTGTCTATATTGAAGGTTCAATGAATGGCGGCGCAATCGGTGGCGACCCTGCAATTGTCCAGTTTACGTTGCCGCCTGGATATAGGCCCGGACAAACGTCTTATTTTTGGCTGGTAGGCAGTTCATCAGGTACCACTGGCGCGCAAGGCTTGCGTTGCTACCTGGGAGCAAACGGAAACTTTATCATCCAAGACATGACTTGGCCTGGTGCCACGCAATTCGTTGCCGTCAATATCGTGTTTAAGGCTGGTAATTAAGGAGGGGTACAATGAGGCAGTTTTATAGGATAGATAATGATGGCTATTATATCGAGCCAATCGTTTTGGATGCGGTCGAAAAACCAAAGGGCGATGTATACACTGACCCAGAGACAAATCTTAGTTATGAGTTGCCGCCTAATACGGTTATTGATTCATTTCCAGATGGTCTGTTTCGTCCTCGCTTTTTAGACGGAAAATGGTCGGAGGGCGCAACGGAAGAAGAAATAGAAGAGTGGATGCGGCCGCCAGAACGCCCAGCGACGGAAGTGGAACTCATTGCCCAGCAAGTCACAGACCAAGAACTAAGTGATATGGAGCAATGGCAATCCATAACCGATCAGGAAATCCGGCTGACAGCATTGGAGGGGGTAAAGCATGAGTGAGGAAGTTATTAGAAGCCCGCGCTTTGAAGACCTAAAAAGAAGATATGAAAAAAACTGGTGCAGAAAAGATCAGTTAAGGCGCTTTGTAGAATTAGAGGCGCTAACACCCGAAGAATATGAGCTTATAACTGGAGAACCCTTTGAGCTCGAGTTAGTAGAATGAATTAATAGAAGGATTTCCCCCTTTTTTGTCGTATAATGGAATGATGAAAGAGGGGGAGATAAAATGAAAGACGAATACCGTAATGATCAATTGATTAAATGGGAAAAAATGCTGAAGGATCTCTTCAAAGGTGATATTCCATTAAAAAGGGAGTGGCATGAACCTATAGAGATTATAAGAGTATTGAATTTTATAGGTAAAAATGTCGCTGACAACCACACATTCATGCCTCGGAGTGGGGGTGTCGATATAGAAGGTTGTTCTTTATCAAATGAAAAAGATTGTATTGAGATCAATTTTGGATACAATACAGTGGTTAAACCGAAAAGGTTAACATTCCAATACTTCGAGAACGCAGATACTGAATGGGCATATTTTTATTTAGAGCTTAACGATCTTAAAAAGTCAGAGCCTTATGAAGACAGCGAAAGTATCATGGAGGAAGTTGTTGAAGTAGAACCAGGAGAATACTTAGATAGAGGAATGTGGGACTATTATCGAGATGAATTACCAGACGACGCAAGAATAGTAGTTCGATATACTTCAGGAAACATGGTTACTTTTTCAAAGGGTTCATTATATAACATGAATAGTGGAACCTATGATGCCCGACATAGTAAAATGGGTCGAGATAAATTCAAAAAATATATAGAAGAAGTAGTACATCGTATTAATGAAGAAGGTGTTAAAGGAGGAAAATAAATTGTGATGATAAAATTACCAATCCTCCACCCCATGAAGGGTGATATTCAACCGATCATAGATTTCGATGAAGAAAACTTTACTATTAGAGAGGTAGGCGCAGGAGAGCGTTCTATCTCTTTTTCTTTGCTTAAAACAGTTCGTAATGTACACGTATTCGATGCCCTGACTCACAAACAAAAAGTCGAGGTGGATGGCAATAAGTATGTGATAGATACGATAGACAAATCAGGGGACAGCGTTATACGTAAGTCGATAACTGCCCAGCATGAGATTGTTGACCGGATGCGCAGCGAGTTTTATAAAGGTTCTCATACGCAAACTCTATCGATTCAGAGATGTATGGAGATATGTTTTGCTGGTACTGGCATGACGTATGAAATACGTGGTTCTTTTGACAATAAGGAGTTTGAAAACTTTGGTCAGAATAATCAATGGGAACTCTTCAAACAATGCCTTGGCCGCTTTGATGCTGAGTATGATGTCACGGGTATACACGTTATCATCGCCCCTGTGGGAAGCTTAGGAGTCAATCAAGTACAGACGCAGTTTAGACATGACCACAACACCATTACCATCGAAGAACACATTGATGCATCTGAACTAGCGACGTATGGCGAAGCTTATGCGAACTGGAATGATGAAAAGGAAAAGTATGATTTACATGTGACATACGTTTCTCCTAATGCTGAAAATTATGTTGATGAAAATGGGAAGGTCAAATACTACCATAAAGTGATTTATGATGATCGGTTTGAGCATGCTGATGCCCTGAAACAAAAACTGATCAGCGAAATGAAAGACGTGCCAGATTACTCAATTACAATTACGCTTGCTGAGTTACGAAAAAATGGTGTGCTGCTGCATCCATATAATTTGTTCGACTATGTATGGGTGATATACGAGCCTTTCAACATGGTGATCCAGGCGCGTATTACGGCACAGACTCGCTATCCCTTCGCTGTGGGCAGGAGTCCCGAAATCGAAATTGGTAATTTTCGCAGGGACATATCGAAGCAAATGGCGCAGGCTAACAAGGCATCAAAAAAGATCGAAAGCGTGGCTGGTCAAACGACAAGGGCGCTATCCACAGCGGTGAAGGCAGATAATAATGCAAGGCAGGCGATTGAACTTGTTAATGGTGCTGATGGACAGTTGCAGTTGCATATCCAAAATACGCAATTACACCTTCGGCCTGGGGAGCGCGAAAAATGGGATGGCAAGCCTGACTATGGCGATGTTGAACAAGACGCTGCTTGGGCGTTGAATGAGGCCCGCAAGTATACCGACCAGCGAGTCGGGGAGGTGATGTCTATTGTAGATGCCCTGATTCAAAAAGTTGAGGATATTGACCGAAGGCTAAAAGCATTAGAAGGAAACCAAGGAACCGTATAGGTTCTTTTTTATTTCAAATGAAAAGGTTGTGTAGACGTGGAACAAATATCTTTCTTTTTAAACTTTCAAAACTTAGAGGTAGCAAAGCTGTATTTGTTCGGCCCTGTTAAGTTTTTAGATTTGTTGATTGTATTAATGGTAATCGACATTATCACTGGTGTTATGAAAGCAGTTAAGCTAAAAGACTTGCGCAGTCGGTCAGCCCTTTTTGGTTATGCGCGGAAGATCGCCATATTTGGCATTATAATTGTCGCGAATATCGTGGACAGAATACTAGACCTAAACGGCATGGTTGCAACGACAACTGTGCTTTTTTACATGGCAAATGAAGCGCTGTCTATTGTAGAAAACGCAAGCAGAATTGGGCTGAAAGTTCCGCCAGTTATCATGGAAAAACTACGCGGCTTTGACGAACACGGCCCTGAGAATAAAAAGGAGAGTGAATAAGAATGGCTAAAAAACCAACTATTAAAAATGCAGGATTAACTTTTCGTGAGAGTCTAACTCCACTAGCAAAATCTAAAGTTAAAAAGATTGTGCAGCATCATATGGCGCACCAAACTTGGGATATTCATGATGTCCATAAATTTCACCGTAACTCAAACGGCTGGTCAGGTATCGGCTATAACTATTGGATTGCTTTCGACGGTACTATTTACCAAGGTCGCGGCTTTAATGTAGGTGCACATGTGTTGAACCATAACCACTATACACTTGGTGTAGGATATCAAGGTGATTTTACTAAGCAAAATATGACCGATGCCCAACTACAAGCAGGAGCTGCACTTAATGCTTGGTTAGTGTCAGAATGCAACTTAAAAGCATCAGATATCATTGGCCATAAAGATTTGGCATCAACAGCTTGCCCAGGCAAAAACTTCCGCATGACTGAGCTTAGGAATTTGGTGTCCGGCGGTAAAGTTTCTGAGCCGAAACCTACAAACCCTACTGGTGATGCGTTTATCCGCCAAGTCCAAGAATGGTGCTGCAACTACGGTTACAAAGTTGTGGTAGACGGATTAAAAGGACCTAAAACTCACCAAGCTTTGGTAAAAGTCTATCAAAACGAGCTAAACAAGCAGTTCGGTGCAGGCCTTGCTGTGGATGGCATCCCAGGCCCTAAAACTTATGCGGCTGCTCGTAATGTCCGCAAAGGTGCAAAAGGTAATTTAACCCGTGTTCTGCAAGCTCTGTTATATCTAGCCGGATTTAACCCAGGGCCATTTGATGGTCATTTTGGCGGAGGGACTGAAGCGGCTGTTCGCGACTTCCAGAGAGCTAAAAAACTTACTATTGACGGTATTGCCGGAAAGGCTACATGGAAGGCTTTGCTGTAATAAAAATAAGCCCCGCGCTAAGATAGGCGGGGTTGCTATTTGTACGTTTGATAATTTGAAATAACATTTTTGATTTCTTGAACTAATCTATTGTATTTTGAAGCTGTTATATCCAAATCTTCTACATCAGCGCCTTCAATATAGTAATATGTTTGAAGATCTGAATCGATTGAGTAAACTATTTCAGTGACTGACTTAGGGTAATAATGTAAGTGTTGAAATAAGACTGGTCTTACAGTATTTTCATAAGTTCTATTGTCAAAATCCAGGGTTTGTTTTGGACCACCAATTTCAATTGTAAGAACTTTAGTACCTGCAATATCTAAAAAAGCATTACAAGCTTCAAGCGTTTTTAATTTGTTTTCTTTCTTTTGTTGCTCAATAAGTAATTTTTTTTGATTTTGCCCGGAAATGTATGCGCCTATAAATGCCCCGCCTAAAGCTGATATTACTGGAATAACCATTTGCAATATCTCCATATATTACACCTGCCTTTTTCTTCAATTATAAAGAAGGGATTTCCTCCTGACTATTGAAAAGCTTAACTAATCAGGAGGTTTTAACATGAACAGAAACACTTCCGCATACTCACTTTTATTTGCTATCCACAGCTACCTTGCAGCCAAACACTACGTACCAACCCACATTAGCGACTCTTACCGTCATACGATTAATCATATCTTGCCTTTTTACGCCAACAGCCCAAGTCTATCCGATCAACTGCAAAAAAGCATACCCGTGCGTAACCGAGTATGCCATTTTAAGCCAGTGACAAGTCAGGATTTAATTTTATTAAAATCGATATGTGCCAGCCTTCATATTAGCCAATCAACAAAAGTAGGTATACGGAGATAACCTTTGCTTGTTTTATGTCTGTACCTAATTTTGCATGGGAATGGCGTCTCTAGGTGTACAAAGTTCTTGCTTTCGTTAACAGTCTGTAATTTAGTCAGCTTGTAAAATTCCCTGCGTGACTTGATAGGCATATGCTCCATGACTCCCCATGACTCGCCCTCAAAACTTTCTAGCAGCAAGCCGAATTCGTTTTTTCTATACCCTGTAATCAGGCCTTCTGTGAACTGATAATTAATGACTTTGAGCCAATCCCCTGATCGTTTATTTATTTTGTAGGTAGATGCCGGATTTTTTATCACAATTCCTTCTAATTCTCTATTTTTAACAGCGTCAAAGTAAGAGTCGGCTTGTCCTTCTAGCCATTTAATCTCAAACATATGGGGATGCGGATGTAAGGCATTGGATAGGATTTCTTTGCGTTGTATGAGGGGCAGGGCAGTAGTCCAGGTATGTTTGTGCTTCATTATGTCAAAAACCACAAACTGCACGGGTATTATGGGAGTTGTTTTGGAAGAGCGAAAGCGAGACATGACTAGTTCAAAGTCAGGCTTGCCTTCCTCGTTTAGTACAATCAGTTCGCCATCTAAAATGGTACCGTCGGCAATATCATTGTTGCACAGTTCGGGAAATCGGTTTGTAACCTCAGTTTTATGTCTGGTATACAGCCGTGTTAAGCCGTCATGTTTGGACAAGATCAGACGTATGCCATCGAATTTTAGCTCAGTCAGCCAATTGTTTTCCGACGGCGTGTCAATTCGGTTTAAAAGCATAGGGGAAACAAAGATAGTTATCACCTCTAATCTAATTTTATTATGAGTAGAGGTGATTATGCTTTAGGGGATTGCTGGAATTAAATGCGCTGCACATCATAGATGACCCGCATATCTATCCATTCACGTATGCTGTCATTGTCTGGGCCATGCTCAATCCTAACCCTCTTGTTTTCGTGATCTATTTTATATATGTAACACACTTGGTCAATGTAATAGCCCTCTTTCCAGTAGCGGACGTTGACGGGTAGGGCATGCTTTAAGGCATCCATCACAACAATACCGATTTCTTGCCACTGATCTTGATCTAACTCACCATGTAAATCGACCTTATCTTCACCCTGCTGCATTTCAATCCATGCTTGTTTATGTTCCGGTAACATCATCCGACTTCCTTCCCACAGAAGGTTACCACGCCAAATTTCTTTTTTAACATCGTCCATGCTCTTCACAACAAACACCCTTTCGTAAGAACGTTTGTTTGTATTATATGTGAATGTACGTTCTGTATTCTAGTGGTAATTTCGACCAATAAAAAAAGGCGTATGCTTATTAGGCATAGCCTTAAAGTTGCTGGCGCCGCTCGGCAATCAATTGCTCCAGCTCGTCCAAATCCTCAGCCGTGGCGCGATTGCGGATAAAGCTTCTGGCACTTGAGCGAGCGCTAAGATAACGGGCGCGGTCTTTGTTTTGCTCTTGCCAGCGCTTATTACGCTCGGTTTGAGAAAGCGGCTTGTGTGGCTTGTCATGCTTGTCCACGTTTAAACACTCCTAGCTGATCTAAAATAAATAGCGTTACTCCAAGGGTGACAGCAATATCCAAGACAGGCTGTTTAAAAATAAACGATGCCCAAACCAGGATAAGCAGCAAGATATAGAGAGTTTTCTTTTTCATGTGTTTTGCTGTATTATAGAGCTAAGGGAGGGGCATAGCCCCAAACCCTCATTTGTTATCGTCTGAGTCCTTTTTCTTCAAAGCAATCACGATGGCAACCGTTGAGGCTAAGGAGAAAAGGATTCGGGCGATTTGCTCTATCGTATCCAGCATTTGTTCACCTCCTTGTTTTGATCTACTTATATTGTACTATTGATAGTACGGAAAGTCAAGAATTTTTTAAAAATAAATGGAAAAAGAGCCGTTGAGGCTCTAATTTCTCAATCATTAAGTTCTATCAATTCTGTATAAGTACCATCTAATGATTCAAATGTATCTGTAGCTGTATCATCTTTGTACATTCCAGATAAATAAAGCTCTACATCTTGAATAGGATCTGAGTTTGCAGGAAGTACATAGAGAAAAAGTCCTTCAGTAGTTACACCTTTATAAACGTCTTTATCTGGATTCCATTGAGGGAAATAAAGGTCATCATTCGTACTTAATTGATCTTTGTTAGAAGTAAGTACATCAAAAATGCCTCCTAGATCAACATCAAAATCATTTGAGTTGGTAATATTGATTGATATTTGCAGTAAATCGAAATGGCCAGGATCTTCAACGACCACGCGACTATTGAAATAGTCTTCCCATCTACTGCTTATTTCACTATCAGATTGGACTTCTAAATGTTTAACATCATTTACTTTGTAAACTACTCCATTAAATTCAAATTCGTGACCAGTAATATTTTGAGATTTAAGCGTTACGCGATCGCCATATTCATCAATGATCACATCATTCACTTCTTCTAATTTTTCTTTAATATCAGCTTCATCTTCGTTACTTTCTTCTTCCTCATTATTTTGCTTTTCCATCCATTCTGCCTGAGAAAGGCTATCCTCGTCTTCTTCAGATTCATCTTCCGTAATTTTGGTTTCTGCTTCGACATCTTGTGTTTCTTCAATTGGTTCTTCTGGTTCTTCAGTAGCAGTAGAATTACAAGCAGATAATAAAATAAGGCCAATCAAACTAAAAAGCGCAATACTCTTTTTCATTGGAACCTCCTATAGGTATATGTATAGTTAAATCTTACTATCTAAGTATAGAATGACTCAAGAAAAAGTTTCCATTTACAAGTTTTATGTAAAGAATAAGCATCTGTTTTATAGGAACGTATGTTTTGTATATGGGTAAAAAAATTATATTACTCTAACCACTCCAAAACTCCAAGCGGATTAAAAGTAATAGTATATTTTTTGTAATTAATGAAGTCGCCATATTTTTGTATGTAACTGTTAATTGCAGCATTAAGAAAAGG is a genomic window of Shouchella clausii containing:
- a CDS encoding XkdX family protein; the protein is MSEEVIRSPRFEDLKRRYEKNWCRKDQLRRFVELEALTPEEYELITGEPFELELVE
- a CDS encoding peptidase G2 autoproteolytic cleavage domain-containing protein; the encoded protein is MNDYNAQINSEIYKRLIEISDLKNLAATAKYRSLRAEELARISEMESKITRKQVKAALEAGDQLEEVKMLRVDPETGEKFDTAADMVAAYQRRTKEKIDKMQAQILREVHVDDYGAVPDGVTDSTEAFKKALGDGNVKVHMSAGVYRARIKAPSDSILVGQGIDVTYVKLPDDAPVDSYVVTNADHVSGESQNIHLYDFTADWNASRYPEEGRPSAAGGYKSSGVVFAGAKFSSATRVKAKDCLLHCFDITAGNAEQVYFYDGDKVMDVNPLSKNPSEYIMLTDCIADGHGDDGFTTHHSNYLFIEGCFSTGATNYLDIGHKNSNGFEMDDGSRFVFVSRCVSKENTRGYEVKGHDYSLAGANIHFTDCIDIGSVIGFNFRHMGHYGSEGQEPSLSAKDISVSNCVSLFPQKRSWGGDTDPRALFVSSYMGVNIQGFEAIGDENFDGEFVIEFARESGQYNLSNVIIRGFTKATYDLMVRGGGRRVDSVNVSNFIARDSAKNGIYVGGSGLENAHLVNIQLHGRDVAGSVGITLANNQTSVLLAYADRYEKAGSIAGELIDNFPNLMRQNTKISSGAGIPRGSNTSLISTSGGATTTEDGFNNVGIGSSGGPHISGSNSFVLGTSQGSRAEGDRTGVIGSQNSRAQGTASLVFASGSVLNNENYCISMGAGNGDPSTRNAKIKMYTAQGNLRYTGTSEGGSTFSDYAEYFESHDGKKIETGYLVSLVGNKIKKADKGEEIIGAISETAGTVLGSAAFAWQDRYLKNEFGGYIYEKKVLKEYDLDEEGNQLDTYKEVLVDMPKENPEYDASRDYKPRAERDEWHVVGITGQVHVRIDETVEEGDKISAIGGIATKDENGQFIVMNITTPYDSDKGYGVAVVFIR
- a CDS encoding phage tail protein, which produces MIKLPILHPMKGDIQPIIDFDEENFTIREVGAGERSISFSLLKTVRNVHVFDALTHKQKVEVDGNKYVIDTIDKSGDSVIRKSITAQHEIVDRMRSEFYKGSHTQTLSIQRCMEICFAGTGMTYEIRGSFDNKEFENFGQNNQWELFKQCLGRFDAEYDVTGIHVIIAPVGSLGVNQVQTQFRHDHNTITIEEHIDASELATYGEAYANWNDEKEKYDLHVTYVSPNAENYVDENGKVKYYHKVIYDDRFEHADALKQKLISEMKDVPDYSITITLAELRKNGVLLHPYNLFDYVWVIYEPFNMVIQARITAQTRYPFAVGRSPEIEIGNFRRDISKQMAQANKASKKIESVAGQTTRALSTAVKADNNARQAIELVNGADGQLQLHIQNTQLHLRPGEREKWDGKPDYGDVEQDAAWALNEARKYTDQRVGEVMSIVDALIQKVEDIDRRLKALEGNQGTV
- a CDS encoding pyocin knob domain-containing protein, producing MQMKQFDSRHDVRLVIPNEYRLWEEAEVHFLMEDASKNLLVNDKADYVNKETGEVVYRLREVDTMKPGCHKAVFRIDYGDGTTMSFPQRGYIAVKVERTIHNGRDTQIVEEIALKVSLIDQKFADLAEEVDEWRENVADDVKEKVYDNLDIDRLSNKEVIDARGGKKDLNERITDIDEEIISHIADKKNPHGVKSEDVNVIGRLSVDAPSTAYPVGVSVFDISGSGWPSTHGTVMTVKINENRISQYYFDRADTVANTGILFRSSHTANGWGEFYRIETTAGAQAKVDAHANNKNNPHGTTKAHVGLSNVPNWSGATQAEARAGTNDSKIMTPLRTKESIDTFASQATIIPALSANTTGIDYPLGLTTFMHSNLGYPTNHGTILNIKVSNLRFTQWYFPHSIRHEEIGAYFRHFYDGDGWTDWQKVATYAEVIDLIDEHAARTDNPHKVTSQQVNIISPRRADIPGSDYPTGVTLFSQTNGLSNGYPENLAVIVTDKVENYRMVQTCYRANGDSINAMWLRKWRPDLPDTGWSDWEQIETASGAQAKVDAHASDKSNPHGVTKAQVGLSNVDNAKQATKAEFDAFVALRNNPHNVTKSQVGLGNVQNYPVASQAQAEAGTHTGSFMTPQRTKQAFSAFANEPLNWIRASLQSTWSHSGSWPVRYAKDSTGTVYIEGSMNGGAIGGDPAIVQFTLPPGYRPGQTSYFWLVGSSSGTTGAQGLRCYLGANGNFIIQDMTWPGATQFVAVNIVFKAGN
- a CDS encoding phage tail family protein, giving the protein MPAILIENIETGQVYDCEELGYLTRKFLPQSLQQRQVRQEAVGSSNGHIYFPQATSYGGRIIDWDVIVKGESYMHYLLKRTEFLALICGKQEFYASTKDEPNKLWKVTAPNAIQLPHIVSYAGEAQIQLESSSPFAYSRGTLDDRFDFSGIWQFGMNIPAIPDQIKYRHSIRRFTIWNLGHSEINPKRINENLKIIYEGSSNNLMIRNATTNTAWQYYGSTSAKDIIILEDVFSFKNSQPIFPETNMEVITLAPGPNEIILSGTSGAFEIGFDFQFLFI